From Myxococcales bacterium, the proteins below share one genomic window:
- a CDS encoding protein kinase, whose amino-acid sequence MSFPSSMGHEGPPCPSCGTPLEDPRKCAICGHELPDPRLGHVVAGRYRLDAVLGEGGMGVVYRGTHTTLGEAVAVKFLKAEWTAKPEFRARFRREAVILAKLRHPGIVSVLDFGEDSGDLFMVMELVNGTPLSDLVGEKGQVLGRLRTFGVFDELLAVLEAAHDEGIVHRDLKPENVMLVTGKDRQDRVKVLDFGIAYLDDGGSAGQRLTETGTIRGTPQYMSPEQCKGAEVSAPSDVYSAGVMLFEALTGSLPFDAVEVTGLMVQHMFVEAPSMRETGTKPDVSRGLEALVRRTLAKRPEDRPSARAFREELAAIAKGTDVASFEDRAAEERTRNAALSRSDRAITGVTRAAESSGDGVTATSSETVVVWADAARASALRTALAVHGLRAEIHASEGAPADGSAASAKALVVASSHDASAESKIASTRGGAFARVPVLAVDAASAAETATLVRAGASDVALSSATDDEIVKKVRRLVRRGR is encoded by the coding sequence TTGAGCTTCCCGTCGTCGATGGGCCACGAAGGCCCGCCCTGCCCCTCCTGCGGCACGCCGCTCGAAGACCCGCGCAAGTGCGCGATCTGCGGGCACGAGCTCCCCGACCCTCGCCTAGGGCACGTCGTGGCCGGGAGGTACCGCCTCGACGCCGTGCTCGGCGAGGGTGGCATGGGCGTCGTCTACCGGGGCACGCACACCACGCTCGGTGAGGCCGTCGCCGTGAAGTTCTTGAAGGCCGAGTGGACCGCGAAGCCCGAGTTTCGCGCCCGGTTCCGCCGCGAGGCCGTCATCCTCGCGAAGCTCCGTCACCCCGGCATCGTCAGCGTCCTCGATTTCGGCGAGGACTCCGGCGACCTCTTCATGGTCATGGAGCTCGTGAACGGCACGCCCCTCTCCGACCTCGTCGGCGAGAAGGGTCAGGTGCTCGGGCGCCTCCGCACGTTCGGAGTGTTCGACGAGCTGCTCGCCGTGCTCGAGGCCGCCCACGACGAGGGCATCGTGCACCGCGATCTCAAGCCCGAGAACGTGATGCTCGTGACCGGGAAGGACCGCCAAGACCGCGTCAAGGTTCTCGATTTCGGGATCGCCTACCTCGACGACGGAGGCAGCGCCGGGCAGCGGTTGACCGAGACCGGCACGATCCGCGGCACGCCCCAGTACATGTCTCCGGAGCAGTGCAAGGGCGCCGAGGTCTCCGCGCCTTCGGACGTGTACTCGGCCGGGGTCATGCTGTTCGAGGCGCTCACGGGCAGCCTGCCGTTCGACGCCGTCGAGGTGACGGGGCTCATGGTGCAGCACATGTTCGTCGAGGCTCCGTCGATGAGAGAGACCGGGACGAAGCCCGACGTCTCGCGCGGCCTCGAGGCGCTCGTGCGGCGAACGTTGGCCAAGCGCCCCGAAGATCGCCCCTCGGCGCGCGCCTTTCGAGAAGAGCTCGCCGCGATCGCCAAGGGCACCGACGTCGCCTCGTTCGAGGACCGCGCCGCCGAAGAGCGAACACGGAACGCGGCGCTCTCGCGCAGCGATCGCGCCATCACCGGCGTCACGCGTGCCGCGGAGTCCTCGGGCGACGGCGTGACCGCGACCTCCTCCGAGACCGTGGTCGTCTGGGCCGACGCGGCCCGGGCGTCCGCGCTGCGCACGGCGCTCGCGGTGCACGGCCTCCGTGCCGAGATCCACGCGTCGGAGGGCGCCCCCGCCGACGGCTCCGCCGCGTCCGCGAAGGCCCTCGTCGTGGCGAGCAGCCACGACGCCTCGGCCGAGTCCAAGATCGCCTCGACCCGTGGAGGCGCGTTCGCGCGCGTGCCCGTGCTCGCCGTCGACGCGGCGAGCGCCGCCGAAACGGCGACCCTGGTCCGCGCGGGGGCGAGCGACGTCGCGCTCTCTTCGGCGACGGACGACGAGATCGTGAAGAAGGTCAGGCGGCTCGTCCGGCGAGGCCGCTAA